The proteins below come from a single Kosakonia sp. SMBL-WEM22 genomic window:
- a CDS encoding AIDA repeat-containing protein — protein sequence MKKSLNCSYRLVWNDVQRAFVVVSELTRAKGKRAGGAVLISAAVGGLFASSGAMAFTPDVTDSVRDEVVQEGVQNVRTGGLTTNHTIGNRGTQIVAGGQTVDTRVQDGGSQIVRQNGQTTGTVVTNGVQIVEVDGTATGSQLNSGGTQAVSGKASGTVVGAGGVQTVLQSGLVSQTVINNGGVQAVNGTSVEGVVNAGGTQLINSGGFSQDATVNSGGSQHVNVGGSAADTAIFGGGNQIVAGTVSGAHLNDGGAQLVQQTGKAIGTIINNRGTQTVDGTAISAVVNGGGTQLVHSGGLAAGTTVNNGGIQHIKQGGAASDGVVFGGGTQVLSGTASGTSVSDGGAQLVQETGKSTGTIINNRGTQTVDGQAIDSVVNAGGTQQVNRGGLATGGVVNTGALQHISVGGAASDATLLGGTQLVEGMASGTVINNGGLQQIHASGMSKDAVVNAGGEQDVDGVSLSAEVNDGGLQKVRSGGSATSAVINTGGIQSVLTGGSTVATTLLGGIQQLAGVAADTIIGAGGVQHVQVGGSATGSLINEGGLQRVDGTATSSVIYDGGTQLVNNGGLAKSATVNSGGLQHINVGGAASDTTVFGGGKQVVAGTASGTSINNGGHQLVQATGKATDTIINSGGTQAVDGTAIAAVVNDGGVQLIHAGALASGSQVNSGGLQHINEGGAASDALLFGGTQIVEGTASNTRVDAGGVQQVHVTGKTTDSKIYDGGFQDVDGTANGTIVYSGGKQLIRSGGHVNDTRVDKDGVQIVRANGAASKTTLLGGTQQVAGLAGDTVIGDGGIQHVQVGGSATGSLINSGGLQRVDGSATSAVVNNGGVQLVNSGGLAAGSIVNSGGLQHINVGGAASDGTVFGGGKQLVVGTASGTSVSDGGQQIVQASGKTTDTHINSGGVQSVDGNATSSVVRNGGTQLVNRGGLAAGTTVHSGGLQHINVGGAASDGTVFGGGKQVVAGTASGTSLSDGGMQLVLESGKTTDTHINRGGVQSVDGTAISSVVNDGGQQIVNYGGLAAGSIVKNGGVQHVSAGGAASDGTVFGGGTQLVEGTASGTSISDGGVQLITKGGQARGTLVNSGGVQRVDGQSFDAVINNGGQQIVDPYGWSRQSVINAGGKQILSNAAVAISTVLNGGAQHVNNGAKSFAARVLGGTQNIGSGGQAFEARIEKGGVQNVNDGGYTYGGTISAGGRQNVASGGVTDFTFVDGGLQVVDGTSIVSIVKNGGRQVVNKNANAEVSIVTDGGIQEVFGTTTGSEITRAEQRIYSGGSAISTVLNDDAVQGIYDGAVVTDTRNRHGIQNIYSGGRAENNLMDNFAVQNIAAGGTAVRTSLGNDSQQNVRGSAVDTDLSANSVQNVYRGGSATRTTLYERGTQNIYSGGSSDFAVINVGGVQNVLTGGTASNTTINDGGTQNVNSGGTVISTIIREGGIQNVNDGAIVIDNKVVGDQVVNQGGTVASSTVSENGAQSVTFGGKAIATTVSKGGAQFVRAGGVADLTAIERGGMLALEDGATVTNINLNSGAALMAGTNTTLNGTNANGSFSIANKIANSLLLESGGLLSVAADGVANNTVVSEKGTLNVAEGGMLTGVTKVSDGGTLAGNVNNAGELRITTENSASTVNAAISGNGTLYKEGNNTLTLSGGLNQAGGTFLQSGTLVFSGLDAVTDIIAQAGTSLQLTNGSTLTGMIDPTDLTVDAGSNWLMTDSSLLDNLTLGGTIDYQAPTGAFVPKTLTVTNLVGNGGTITLNTRFDGDTAVSDSLVLDGGTASGSTNIAIRSQGGLGARTSGNGIQVVNAINGATTTDDAFRLEGSLQAGAYNYTLQQGSADESWYLTTAEAGGNADGPQNYRSAMYLYSSVYAQAMDYDSALLGSLDARRYAARTPTEGGSNMWARFQAGQLSHDHGGSDLSNGNTPESKGGYTFLQIGSDLWQGSGSGMEWTAGIYGAAGLSAIDVQRNNKSKAGTVRDDAYSGGLYLNGVHESGWWMDVVAQGTRHNFDTNPRDGDGLKTHGWGYVGSFETGLPFEIGSGLVLEPQVQYQYRGVNLKDGNDDVADVQFGDGHSQQVRAGLRLGNNATLKESGKPVPVSWFIRPSFIQTFDSKGTLNVSAPGVAGSETSFNPDQDGTAAALDIGIDGQIRDNVTLGVRAGYTRSIDDAGTGGYGGQITLKVGF from the coding sequence ATGAAGAAAAGTCTTAACTGCAGTTACCGGCTGGTGTGGAATGACGTTCAGCGGGCGTTCGTGGTGGTTTCAGAACTGACACGGGCGAAAGGCAAGCGCGCAGGCGGCGCGGTATTGATCTCGGCGGCGGTGGGCGGTCTGTTCGCCAGCAGCGGGGCGATGGCATTCACCCCGGATGTCACCGATTCGGTTCGGGATGAGGTGGTGCAGGAGGGCGTACAGAACGTGCGCACCGGCGGATTAACCACTAATCATACCATTGGCAACCGTGGTACCCAGATTGTAGCAGGCGGTCAAACTGTCGATACCCGCGTTCAGGATGGCGGTTCGCAGATTGTGCGCCAGAACGGCCAGACCACCGGTACCGTGGTCACCAACGGCGTACAGATTGTGGAAGTGGACGGCACCGCAACCGGCTCGCAGCTTAATAGCGGTGGTACGCAGGCGGTCTCCGGCAAAGCGAGCGGCACCGTTGTCGGTGCAGGCGGCGTGCAGACCGTATTGCAAAGCGGGCTGGTAAGCCAGACGGTGATTAACAATGGCGGCGTGCAGGCCGTCAATGGCACCTCAGTTGAGGGCGTCGTCAACGCTGGCGGCACGCAACTTATCAACAGCGGCGGCTTCTCACAGGATGCGACGGTCAACAGCGGTGGTAGCCAGCATGTTAACGTCGGCGGTTCCGCCGCCGATACCGCTATCTTTGGCGGCGGCAATCAAATTGTTGCCGGTACGGTATCCGGTGCACACCTCAATGACGGTGGCGCGCAGCTGGTTCAACAAACCGGTAAAGCCATCGGCACCATCATCAATAACCGCGGCACTCAGACCGTCGACGGCACCGCGATCTCGGCCGTGGTCAACGGCGGCGGTACCCAACTGGTGCATAGCGGCGGTCTGGCTGCGGGCACCACCGTCAACAACGGCGGCATCCAGCATATCAAACAGGGCGGCGCAGCCTCAGACGGCGTCGTGTTTGGCGGCGGCACCCAGGTGCTCTCGGGAACCGCATCCGGCACCAGCGTCAGCGACGGCGGTGCGCAGTTAGTTCAGGAGACCGGTAAATCCACCGGGACCATCATCAACAATCGCGGCACCCAGACCGTTGACGGTCAGGCGATCGACTCTGTCGTCAACGCGGGTGGTACGCAGCAGGTTAACCGCGGCGGTCTGGCGACCGGCGGCGTGGTCAACACCGGCGCTCTGCAGCATATCAGCGTGGGTGGAGCAGCATCAGATGCCACCCTGCTCGGCGGCACCCAACTGGTGGAGGGCATGGCGTCTGGTACTGTCATTAATAACGGCGGTTTGCAGCAGATCCACGCCAGCGGCATGAGCAAAGACGCGGTGGTTAACGCGGGCGGCGAACAGGATGTCGACGGCGTTTCACTCTCGGCAGAGGTGAACGACGGCGGTCTGCAAAAAGTGCGCAGCGGCGGTAGCGCAACCAGCGCAGTGATCAACACTGGCGGGATCCAGAGCGTGCTTACGGGCGGTTCAACCGTTGCCACCACGCTGTTGGGCGGTATTCAGCAGTTAGCGGGCGTGGCGGCAGACACCATTATCGGTGCGGGCGGCGTACAGCATGTTCAGGTGGGCGGTAGCGCGACGGGATCGCTTATCAACGAAGGCGGTCTGCAGCGCGTAGACGGCACGGCCACCTCCTCGGTTATCTATGACGGTGGCACGCAACTGGTCAATAACGGCGGCCTGGCGAAGAGCGCTACCGTAAACAGCGGCGGCCTGCAGCACATCAATGTTGGCGGAGCGGCGTCCGACACCACGGTGTTTGGCGGCGGTAAGCAGGTTGTTGCCGGGACGGCGTCCGGGACCAGCATCAATAACGGCGGTCATCAGCTGGTGCAGGCCACCGGTAAAGCCACCGATACCATCATCAACAGCGGCGGTACCCAGGCGGTAGATGGCACAGCGATCGCGGCGGTGGTCAATGATGGCGGGGTACAGCTGATCCACGCCGGCGCGCTGGCCAGCGGTTCGCAGGTGAACAGCGGCGGTCTGCAACACATTAACGAAGGCGGCGCGGCCTCCGATGCGCTGCTGTTTGGCGGCACCCAGATTGTCGAAGGGACGGCGTCCAACACCCGCGTGGACGCAGGCGGCGTACAGCAGGTACACGTGACCGGCAAAACCACCGACAGCAAAATCTATGACGGCGGTTTCCAGGATGTTGACGGCACGGCGAACGGCACCATCGTCTACAGCGGCGGCAAACAGCTGATCCGCAGCGGCGGTCATGTCAACGATACCCGCGTTGATAAAGATGGCGTGCAGATTGTGCGGGCCAACGGTGCGGCTTCGAAAACCACCCTGCTGGGGGGAACACAGCAGGTTGCCGGTCTGGCGGGTGATACGGTCATCGGCGACGGCGGTATTCAGCATGTGCAGGTGGGCGGTAGCGCCACCGGATCGCTCATCAACAGCGGCGGTTTGCAGCGCGTTGATGGCTCGGCGACCTCAGCTGTAGTCAATAACGGCGGTGTGCAGCTGGTGAACAGCGGCGGGCTTGCCGCGGGCTCCATTGTTAACAGCGGTGGCCTGCAGCACATTAATGTCGGCGGTGCGGCCTCTGACGGCACGGTATTCGGCGGCGGTAAACAGCTGGTAGTGGGTACGGCTTCAGGCACAAGCGTCAGTGATGGTGGCCAGCAGATCGTGCAGGCGAGCGGCAAAACTACCGATACGCATATCAACAGCGGCGGTGTACAGAGCGTCGACGGTAATGCCACTTCATCAGTCGTACGCAACGGCGGTACGCAATTGGTGAACAGAGGCGGTCTGGCGGCAGGCACCACGGTACACAGCGGCGGCTTGCAGCACATCAATGTTGGCGGTGCGGCCTCCGACGGCACGGTGTTTGGCGGCGGCAAACAGGTGGTTGCGGGCACGGCGTCCGGCACCAGCCTGAGCGATGGCGGTATGCAGCTGGTTCTTGAGAGCGGTAAAACCACCGATACCCATATCAACCGCGGCGGCGTACAGAGCGTGGATGGCACCGCTATCTCCTCAGTTGTTAACGATGGCGGTCAGCAGATCGTTAACTACGGCGGCCTCGCGGCCGGTTCAATCGTGAAAAACGGCGGTGTGCAGCATGTCTCCGCGGGTGGTGCGGCTTCCGACGGCACGGTGTTCGGCGGCGGTACGCAGCTGGTTGAAGGTACGGCTTCCGGCACCAGCATCAGCGACGGCGGGGTGCAGCTGATCACCAAAGGTGGTCAGGCACGCGGCACGCTGGTCAACAGCGGCGGCGTCCAGCGCGTCGACGGTCAGTCGTTCGATGCGGTGATCAATAACGGCGGTCAGCAAATTGTTGACCCGTACGGCTGGTCGCGTCAGAGCGTGATTAACGCGGGCGGCAAGCAGATCCTCAGCAATGCGGCGGTGGCGATCTCTACCGTGCTGAACGGCGGTGCGCAGCATGTCAATAATGGGGCGAAATCTTTCGCCGCGCGCGTGCTGGGCGGGACGCAGAATATCGGCAGCGGCGGCCAGGCCTTCGAAGCGCGTATTGAGAAGGGCGGCGTGCAGAACGTTAACGATGGCGGTTATACCTACGGCGGTACGATCTCTGCCGGTGGCAGACAAAACGTTGCGTCTGGCGGCGTTACCGACTTCACCTTCGTCGATGGCGGCCTGCAGGTGGTTGATGGCACGTCGATTGTCAGCATCGTAAAAAATGGCGGGCGTCAGGTGGTCAACAAAAATGCCAACGCCGAAGTCTCTATCGTTACTGATGGCGGTATCCAGGAGGTGTTCGGTACCACTACCGGTTCGGAGATCACTCGTGCAGAACAGCGTATCTACAGCGGCGGTTCAGCTATCTCTACTGTGCTGAACGACGATGCGGTACAGGGGATTTACGACGGCGCAGTGGTCACCGATACCCGTAACCGCCACGGCATCCAGAATATCTACAGCGGTGGTCGTGCGGAAAACAATCTGATGGATAACTTTGCGGTGCAGAATATCGCCGCCGGGGGAACGGCGGTCCGCACTTCGTTGGGTAACGACAGCCAGCAGAACGTGCGCGGTAGCGCGGTAGATACCGACCTCTCCGCGAACAGCGTGCAGAACGTCTACCGCGGTGGCAGCGCGACACGCACCACGCTCTATGAGCGCGGTACGCAGAATATCTACAGCGGAGGCTCATCTGATTTCGCCGTCATCAACGTCGGCGGGGTGCAGAACGTGCTGACCGGCGGCACCGCCAGCAACACCACCATTAACGATGGCGGTACGCAGAACGTCAACAGCGGCGGGACGGTGATCTCCACCATCATCCGCGAGGGCGGCATCCAGAACGTTAATGACGGCGCAATCGTCATCGACAACAAGGTGGTTGGCGATCAGGTGGTGAATCAGGGCGGTACCGTTGCCTCCAGCACCGTCAGCGAAAACGGCGCTCAGAGCGTCACCTTCGGCGGCAAGGCTATTGCCACTACCGTCAGCAAAGGCGGTGCCCAATTCGTTCGCGCCGGGGGCGTGGCGGATCTGACGGCGATTGAGCGCGGCGGCATGCTGGCGCTGGAAGATGGCGCTACGGTCACTAACATCAACCTCAACAGCGGCGCAGCGCTGATGGCGGGTACAAACACCACGCTTAACGGCACCAATGCCAATGGCAGCTTCTCCATTGCCAATAAGATCGCCAATAGCCTGCTGCTGGAAAGCGGCGGTCTGCTGTCGGTTGCTGCGGACGGCGTCGCCAACAACACTGTAGTCAGCGAGAAGGGTACGCTGAACGTTGCCGAGGGCGGCATGTTGACCGGGGTCACCAAAGTCAGTGATGGCGGCACCCTGGCTGGTAACGTTAATAACGCCGGCGAACTGCGCATCACCACCGAGAACAGCGCCAGCACCGTTAACGCGGCGATCAGCGGCAATGGTACGCTCTATAAAGAGGGTAACAACACCCTGACTCTGAGTGGTGGACTGAATCAGGCGGGCGGCACCTTCCTGCAGAGCGGTACTCTGGTATTCAGCGGGCTTGATGCGGTGACCGACATTATCGCCCAGGCCGGCACTTCGCTGCAGTTGACCAACGGCTCCACGCTGACGGGGATGATCGACCCGACCGACCTGACCGTGGATGCGGGTTCTAACTGGCTAATGACCGACAGCTCGCTGCTCGATAACCTGACGCTGGGCGGCACCATTGATTACCAGGCACCGACCGGGGCGTTTGTACCGAAAACCCTGACCGTCACTAACCTCGTGGGCAATGGCGGCACCATCACTCTAAACACTCGGTTTGATGGTGATACCGCAGTGAGTGACAGCCTGGTGCTGGATGGCGGCACCGCCTCCGGTAGCACCAATATCGCCATTCGCAGCCAGGGTGGCCTGGGGGCACGTACTAGCGGTAACGGCATTCAGGTAGTAAACGCCATTAATGGCGCGACCACCACCGATGATGCTTTCCGTCTCGAGGGCAGCCTGCAGGCGGGTGCCTATAACTACACTCTGCAACAGGGCAGCGCTGACGAGAGCTGGTATCTGACCACCGCTGAGGCGGGTGGTAACGCAGATGGCCCGCAGAACTACCGTTCGGCGATGTATCTCTACAGCTCTGTCTACGCCCAGGCGATGGATTATGACAGTGCGCTGCTCGGCTCGCTGGATGCCCGTCGCTACGCGGCGCGTACCCCGACCGAAGGCGGCAGCAATATGTGGGCCCGCTTCCAGGCAGGTCAGCTGAGCCACGATCACGGCGGCAGTGACCTGAGCAACGGCAACACGCCGGAAAGCAAAGGCGGCTACACCTTCCTGCAGATCGGTAGCGATCTGTGGCAGGGTTCAGGCTCTGGCATGGAGTGGACCGCCGGGATCTACGGTGCGGCGGGTCTCTCTGCCATTGACGTGCAGCGTAACAACAAGTCGAAAGCCGGTACGGTACGCGACGACGCTTACAGCGGCGGCCTCTACCTAAACGGCGTGCATGAGAGCGGCTGGTGGATGGATGTGGTGGCGCAGGGGACTCGCCACAACTTCGACACCAATCCGCGCGACGGCGACGGCCTGAAAACCCACGGCTGGGGCTATGTTGGCTCCTTCGAAACCGGTCTGCCGTTTGAGATTGGCAGCGGCCTGGTACTGGAACCGCAAGTGCAGTACCAGTATCGCGGCGTGAACCTGAAAGATGGCAATGATGATGTGGCTGATGTTCAGTTCGGCGACGGTCACAGCCAGCAGGTGCGTGCTGGTCTGCGTCTGGGCAACAACGCGACGCTGAAGGAGAGCGGCAAGCCGGTACCGGTAAGCTGGTTTATCCGTCCGTCCTTCATCCAGACTTTCGACTCGAAGGGCACGCTGAATGTCAGCGCACCGGGTGTAGCGGGCAGCGAAACGTCATTCAATCCGGATCAGGATGGCACCGCAGCAGCGCTGGATATCGGCATCGACGGCCAGATCCGCGATAACGTGACCCTCGGGGTGCGCGCGGGCTATACCCGCAGCATCGATGACGCCGGTACTGGCGGCTACGGCGGTCAAATCACGCTGAAAGTCGGCTTCTGA
- the mdtK gene encoding MdtK family multidrug efflux MATE transporter translates to MQKYVTEARQLLALALPVIFAQVAQTAMGFVDTVMAGGYSATDMAAVAIGTSIWFPAILFGHGLLLAMTPVIAQLNGSGRRDRIAHQVSQGFWLAGAVSVLIMIVLWNAGHIIRTMHNIDPLMADKAVHFLRALMWGAPGYLFFQVLRNQCEGLARTKPGMVMGFIGLLVNIPVNYAFIYGRFGMPELGGVGCGVATASVYWVMFIFMRLYVKHAGAMRDIKHAARFARPDMAVLKRLTQLGLPIALALFFEVTLFAVVALLVSPLGIVDVAGHQIALNFSSLMFVLPMSLAAAVTIRVGFRLGQGSTIDAKTSARTGLMVGICMAAITAVFTVLMREQIALLYNDNPEVVALASHLMLLAAIYQISDSIQVIGSGILRGYKDTRSIFFITFIAYWVLGLPTGYILALTDLVVTPMGPAGFWMGFIIGLTSAAVMMMLRMRHLQRQSSSRILQRAAH, encoded by the coding sequence GTGCAGAAGTATGTAACAGAGGCGCGTCAATTACTGGCACTTGCCCTGCCGGTGATTTTTGCGCAGGTTGCCCAGACAGCGATGGGCTTCGTCGATACCGTGATGGCCGGGGGCTATAGCGCCACGGATATGGCCGCGGTCGCTATCGGTACCTCTATCTGGTTCCCCGCGATTCTATTTGGTCACGGTCTGCTACTGGCAATGACGCCGGTGATTGCGCAGCTGAATGGTTCCGGGCGTCGCGATCGCATCGCGCATCAGGTGAGCCAGGGGTTCTGGCTGGCGGGTGCCGTATCGGTGCTGATTATGATTGTGCTGTGGAACGCCGGTCATATTATTCGCACTATGCATAATATCGACCCGCTGATGGCCGATAAAGCGGTCCACTTTTTACGCGCACTGATGTGGGGCGCACCGGGCTACCTCTTCTTCCAGGTGTTGCGCAACCAGTGCGAAGGGCTGGCGCGCACCAAACCCGGCATGGTAATGGGCTTTATCGGCCTGCTGGTCAATATTCCGGTTAACTACGCCTTTATCTATGGCCGCTTCGGTATGCCTGAGTTGGGCGGCGTTGGCTGCGGCGTGGCGACCGCCTCGGTTTACTGGGTGATGTTTATCTTTATGCGCCTCTACGTGAAACACGCGGGAGCGATGCGCGATATCAAACACGCCGCCCGCTTCGCACGGCCCGATATGGCGGTACTGAAACGGCTGACCCAGCTCGGCTTACCGATTGCACTGGCGCTCTTTTTCGAAGTGACCCTGTTTGCCGTGGTCGCGCTACTGGTTTCGCCGCTGGGGATTGTCGATGTTGCCGGACACCAGATTGCGCTGAACTTCAGCTCGCTGATGTTCGTGTTGCCGATGTCGCTGGCGGCGGCGGTAACCATTCGCGTCGGCTTTCGCCTCGGTCAGGGCTCAACGATTGACGCCAAAACCTCGGCGCGCACCGGCCTGATGGTTGGTATCTGTATGGCGGCCATTACCGCAGTGTTTACGGTACTGATGCGCGAGCAGATCGCCCTGCTCTATAACGACAACCCGGAAGTGGTGGCGCTGGCGTCGCATCTGATGCTGCTGGCGGCGATTTATCAGATCTCCGATTCGATTCAGGTGATCGGCAGCGGCATCTTGCGCGGGTATAAAGATACGCGCTCGATCTTCTTTATTACCTTTATTGCCTACTGGGTGCTGGGGCTGCCGACCGGCTACATTCTGGCGCTGACGGATCTGGTGGTTACACCAATGGGGCCGGCCGGCTTCTGGATGGGCTTTATTATCGGCCTCACCTCGGCGGCGGTAATGATGATGCTGCGTATGCGTCATTTGCAGCGTCAGTCTTCGAGCCGGATTTTGCAACGCGCGGCGCACTAA
- a CDS encoding riboflavin synthase subunit alpha yields MFTGIVQGTAKVVSIDEKPNFRTHVVELPETMLDGIETGASIAHNGCCLTVTEINGSHISFDLMKETLRITNLGELEVGDMVNVERAAKFSDEIGGHLMSGHIMSTAEIVKILASENNRQIWFKVQDPTLMKYILYKGFIGIDGISLTVGEVTATRFCVYLIPETLQRTTLSAKKLGQRVNIEIDPQTQAVVDTVERVLAAKEAAVVVNVVE; encoded by the coding sequence ATGTTTACGGGTATTGTACAGGGCACGGCAAAAGTGGTGTCGATTGACGAAAAACCGAATTTTCGCACCCACGTTGTTGAGCTGCCTGAAACGATGCTGGACGGGATTGAGACCGGAGCGTCCATTGCGCATAACGGCTGCTGCCTGACCGTCACCGAGATTAACGGTAGCCATATCAGCTTCGATTTAATGAAAGAGACGCTGCGTATTACCAACCTTGGCGAACTCGAAGTCGGGGATATGGTCAACGTTGAGCGCGCGGCGAAATTCAGCGACGAAATTGGCGGGCATTTAATGTCGGGCCATATTATGTCGACCGCAGAAATCGTCAAAATCCTCGCCTCGGAAAATAACCGCCAGATCTGGTTTAAAGTGCAGGATCCGACGCTGATGAAATATATCCTCTATAAAGGTTTTATCGGTATCGACGGTATTAGCCTGACGGTCGGCGAAGTGACCGCAACGCGTTTTTGCGTATATCTGATTCCGGAAACGCTGCAGCGCACCACCCTGAGTGCCAAAAAGCTGGGCCAGCGCGTCAATATTGAGATCGATCCGCAAACTCAGGCCGTTGTCGATACCGTCGAGCGCGTGCTGGCGGCAAAAGAGGCCGCTGTTGTGGTGAATGTCGTCGAGTAA
- the cfa gene encoding cyclopropane fatty acyl phospholipid synthase: MSSSCIEEVSVRDDNWFRIANELLGRAGIRINGPAPADIRVKNPDFFKRVLREGSLGLGESYMDGWWECDRLDIFFTQVLRAGLEKQLPHHLKDTLRIAAARLFNLQSKKRAWIVGKEHYDLGNDLFTRMLDPAMQYSCGYWKEATTLAEAQQAKLRLICEKLQLTPGMRVLDIGCGWGGLAQFMAQHYGVRVVGVTISAEQQKMAQQRCAGLDVEILLQDYRDLRDQFDRIVSVGMFEHVGPKNYATYFDVVDRNLKPDGLFLLHTIGSRQTDNNVDPWINRYIFPNGCLPSVRHIATASEPYFVMEDWHNFGADYDRTLMAWYGRFLAAWPEIADNYSERFKRMFSYYLNACAGAFRARDIQLWQVVFSRGVEKGLRVAR; encoded by the coding sequence ATGAGTTCATCGTGTATAGAAGAAGTGAGCGTGCGGGATGATAACTGGTTCCGTATAGCAAACGAACTGCTGGGCCGCGCAGGCATTCGTATTAATGGTCCCGCTCCTGCAGATATTCGGGTGAAAAACCCTGATTTTTTCAAACGCGTTTTACGGGAGGGATCGCTCGGACTCGGCGAAAGTTATATGGACGGCTGGTGGGAGTGCGACCGCCTGGATATCTTTTTCACCCAGGTGCTGCGCGCTGGCCTGGAAAAACAGCTTCCACACCATCTCAAAGATACGCTGCGTATTGCCGCCGCCCGGCTCTTCAACCTGCAGAGTAAAAAGCGGGCGTGGATTGTCGGCAAAGAGCATTACGATCTCGGCAACGATCTCTTTACCCGCATGCTCGACCCCGCGATGCAGTACTCCTGCGGCTACTGGAAAGAGGCAACCACCCTTGCCGAGGCGCAGCAGGCAAAATTGCGGCTTATCTGCGAAAAATTGCAGTTAACGCCCGGCATGCGCGTGCTGGATATCGGCTGCGGCTGGGGGGGCCTGGCACAGTTTATGGCGCAGCACTATGGCGTGCGCGTGGTCGGCGTCACCATTTCGGCAGAGCAGCAGAAGATGGCGCAACAGCGCTGCGCGGGGCTGGATGTCGAGATTCTGTTACAGGACTACCGCGATCTGCGCGATCAGTTTGACCGCATCGTCTCCGTCGGCATGTTTGAGCATGTCGGGCCGAAAAACTACGCCACTTACTTTGATGTGGTCGACAGAAACCTGAAGCCGGACGGTCTCTTTTTACTCCATACCATCGGCTCAAGGCAGACCGATAATAATGTTGACCCGTGGATCAATCGCTACATCTTCCCAAACGGCTGTCTGCCTTCGGTGCGCCACATCGCCACCGCCAGCGAACCGTACTTTGTGATGGAGGACTGGCACAACTTCGGCGCTGATTATGACCGCACGCTGATGGCCTGGTATGGCCGCTTTCTTGCCGCGTGGCCGGAGATTGCCGACAACTACTCTGAGCGCTTTAAACGCATGTTTAGCTACTACCTCAACGCCTGCGCCGGGGCGTTTCGCGCCCGCGACATTCAGCTCTGGCAGGTGGTATTTAGCCGCGGCGTGGAGAAAGGTCTGCGCGTCGCACGTTAA
- the punC gene encoding purine nucleoside transporter PunC, giving the protein MQPGKGFLVWLGGLSVLGFLATDMYLPAFSAIQQDLNTSPAVISASLSLFLAGFAVAQLLWGPLSDRYGRKPILLTGLAIFALGCLGTIWVRDATWLLVLRFVQAVGVCAATVSWQALVTDYYPAHRVNRIFATIMPLVGLTPALAPLLGAWLLAHIEWQAIFATLLAITVVLMIPVFRLKSPVKEVTHDQQALTFLDLLRARDYRGNVMIYAACSASFFAWLTGSPFILHEMGYGPSVIGLSYVPQTFAFLIGGYGCRAALQKWQGSRMLPWLLSGFALSVLATWAVGFIPGVSLTALMIPFCLMAVANGAIYPIVVARALRPFPQATGRAAALQNTLQLGLCFLASLVVSWLIITPLLTTTSVMLAMVLLAALGYGMQHRAGEEQDEAREPSSARG; this is encoded by the coding sequence ATGCAACCTGGCAAAGGATTTTTAGTCTGGCTCGGGGGGTTAAGCGTGCTGGGCTTTTTAGCCACCGACATGTATCTGCCCGCTTTCAGCGCGATTCAGCAAGATTTAAACACCTCTCCCGCCGTGATCAGCGCCTCGCTGAGCCTCTTCCTGGCCGGATTCGCGGTGGCGCAGCTGCTGTGGGGGCCGCTGTCGGATCGCTATGGTCGCAAGCCAATTCTGCTGACTGGGCTCGCTATTTTCGCCCTCGGCTGCCTCGGAACGATTTGGGTGCGTGACGCTACCTGGCTTCTGGTGCTGCGTTTTGTACAGGCCGTCGGCGTCTGTGCGGCCACCGTTAGCTGGCAGGCGCTGGTGACGGATTACTACCCGGCGCACCGCGTTAACCGTATTTTCGCCACCATTATGCCGCTGGTCGGTTTAACCCCGGCGCTGGCTCCGCTGCTCGGTGCCTGGCTGCTGGCCCATATTGAATGGCAAGCGATTTTCGCCACCCTGCTGGCCATCACCGTGGTGTTGATGATCCCGGTTTTCCGCCTCAAATCGCCGGTAAAAGAGGTGACGCATGACCAGCAGGCACTCACCTTCCTCGATCTGCTGCGCGCCCGCGATTATCGCGGCAATGTGATGATCTACGCCGCCTGCTCCGCCAGCTTCTTTGCCTGGCTGACCGGATCGCCGTTTATCCTGCATGAGATGGGCTATGGTCCGTCAGTAATTGGCCTGAGCTATGTGCCACAAACCTTCGCTTTCCTGATTGGTGGTTACGGCTGCCGCGCAGCGCTGCAAAAATGGCAGGGGTCGCGTATGTTGCCGTGGTTACTGAGCGGCTTTGCTCTAAGCGTGCTGGCGACCTGGGCAGTTGGCTTTATTCCGGGCGTCTCGCTGACCGCGCTGATGATCCCTTTCTGCCTGATGGCGGTGGCGAACGGGGCTATTTACCCTATCGTGGTTGCGCGGGCGCTGCGTCCCTTCCCGCAGGCGACGGGGCGCGCGGCGGCGTTGCAGAATACCCTGCAACTGGGGCTCTGCTTCCTGGCAAGCCTCGTTGTTTCGTGGCTGATCATTACCCCGCTGCTGACCACCACCAGCGTGATGCTCGCCATGGTGCTGCTCGCCGCGCTCGGTTATGGCATGCAGCATCGGGCAGGCGAAGAGCAGGATGAGGCGCGTGAGCCCTCCTCCGCGCGCGGGTAG